A stretch of Flexivirga aerilata DNA encodes these proteins:
- a CDS encoding acyl-CoA carboxylase subunit beta, whose translation MSDDPMGYRLRELFDARTDIVEGDQAATRRHRAKGKLTVRERLDLLLDEGSFHEVEPFRRHRATGFGLEKHRPATDGVVAGWGTVHGQRTFVYAHDSRIFGGALGEAHAQKIHKVQDLALETGCPIVAINDGGGARIQEGVTALAGYGGIFRRQVAASGVIPQISVMVGPCAGGAAYSPALADVVFCVRGTSQMFITGPDVVAAVTGETVTLDELGGADVHSSVSGVATFVTDDEPTCLEEVRYLLAHLPPNNRELPPMMEPGAELPARAEELRRLVPTDPRLPYDMRVIVRSLVDDDDLFELHENWAQNVLCVLGRIRGQVVGIVANQPLVLAGALDIQASEKAARFVSLCDAFNIPLVSLVDVPGFLPGVAQEHAGIIRHGAKLLYAYCNATVPRVQVIVRKAYGGAYIVMDSRGIGADLSFAWPTNEVAVMGAEGAANIVFRREIAAADDPEATRRARIEEYRGELMGPYHAAERGLVDDVIDPADTRAVLAEALTLLRTKHRAVPDRKHGNHPV comes from the coding sequence TTGTTCGACGCGCGCACGGACATCGTCGAGGGTGACCAGGCCGCGACCCGTCGACACCGCGCCAAGGGCAAGCTGACTGTCCGGGAGCGCCTGGATCTGTTGCTGGACGAGGGCAGCTTCCACGAGGTCGAGCCGTTCCGTCGGCACCGCGCGACCGGGTTCGGCCTGGAGAAGCACCGACCGGCGACTGATGGAGTGGTGGCTGGGTGGGGCACGGTGCACGGGCAGCGGACCTTCGTCTACGCGCATGATTCCCGGATTTTCGGTGGTGCGTTGGGTGAGGCGCATGCGCAGAAGATCCACAAGGTGCAGGACCTCGCACTTGAGACCGGATGCCCGATCGTTGCGATCAACGACGGCGGCGGGGCACGCATTCAAGAAGGAGTCACCGCACTGGCCGGGTACGGCGGCATCTTCCGGCGGCAGGTCGCGGCCTCCGGTGTCATCCCGCAGATCAGCGTCATGGTCGGTCCGTGCGCGGGCGGAGCCGCCTATTCACCGGCACTGGCCGATGTGGTGTTCTGCGTGCGGGGGACCTCCCAGATGTTCATCACCGGACCCGATGTCGTCGCGGCGGTTACCGGCGAGACCGTGACGTTGGACGAACTCGGCGGCGCGGATGTGCACTCCTCAGTCAGCGGCGTGGCGACATTCGTGACCGATGACGAGCCAACCTGCCTTGAGGAGGTGCGCTACCTGCTGGCCCACCTGCCCCCGAATAACCGGGAGCTGCCACCGATGATGGAGCCGGGCGCGGAGCTGCCGGCGCGTGCTGAGGAGCTACGGCGCCTCGTGCCGACCGACCCGCGCCTGCCGTATGACATGCGGGTGATCGTCAGGTCGTTGGTCGATGATGACGACCTGTTCGAACTGCACGAGAACTGGGCACAGAACGTGCTGTGCGTGCTTGGTCGAATCCGCGGGCAGGTGGTGGGCATCGTCGCCAACCAGCCCCTGGTTCTCGCGGGAGCCCTCGACATCCAGGCCTCCGAGAAGGCAGCGCGCTTCGTCTCGTTGTGTGACGCGTTCAACATCCCGCTGGTCAGTCTCGTGGACGTCCCCGGGTTCTTGCCAGGTGTGGCGCAGGAGCATGCGGGCATCATTCGTCACGGCGCGAAGCTGCTGTACGCCTACTGCAACGCGACCGTGCCGCGGGTCCAGGTGATCGTTCGCAAGGCGTATGGCGGTGCCTACATAGTCATGGACTCTCGTGGCATCGGCGCGGACCTCTCCTTCGCCTGGCCCACCAACGAGGTGGCCGTGATGGGTGCCGAGGGTGCTGCCAACATCGTTTTCCGGCGGGAGATCGCGGCCGCCGACGACCCGGAGGCCACTCGTCGTGCCCGGATCGAGGAATACCGCGGCGAACTGATGGGGCCCTACCACGCTGCGGAACGCGGGCTCGTCGACGATGTCATCGATCCCGCAGACACCCGTGCCGTGCTCGCCGAGGCCCTGACGCTACTGCGCACCAAGCATCGAGCGGTGCCGGATCGCAAGCACGGCAATCACCCCGTCTGA